The following proteins are co-located in the Gossypium hirsutum isolate 1008001.06 chromosome A02, Gossypium_hirsutum_v2.1, whole genome shotgun sequence genome:
- the LOC107923107 gene encoding WAT1-related protein At4g08300 isoform X1, whose protein sequence is MATVMEIKITFFMCVLIYSVLLLQFVKKVETEGKEKNTGDGKTMADKSGSSYSDMYRRFKPHILMVLSQFGYTFLYIFTEACFNHGMNPHVHITYRHVVAGIVMYPFAYFLERKKRPKLTFALFLEIFVLSILGVSLTLNMYFVSLRYTSPTFLAALVNTIASLTFIIAVVFRLEVVNLRNPRGIAKVVGTFVSLVGVTTMTLYKGPAVKNLGPPLVQIQGKSPIHENWLKGSILIVASCLTWSILYIMQAFTLKRYPAPLSLTTWMSFVGAAQSAVFTVIVNHKPASWKMGFNIDFWATLYAGVVCSGLIIFIQLWCTEVKGPVFVTMFNPLSTLLVALLGYFVLGERLYMGSILGGAIVIIGLYLVLWGKDRDQEAQIGTAELPYLAYDHKNDTKAHKILSVEREAPPSEP, encoded by the exons ATGGCAACAGTAATGGAGATTAAAATCACTTTTTTCATGTGTGTACTTATATACTCAGTTTTGCTTCTTCAGTTTGTTAAGAAAGTTGAAAcagagggaaaagaaaaaaacaccGGCGACGGCAAAACAATGGCAGACAAATCCGGTTCCTCGTATTCGGACATGTACCGGAGGTTCAAGCCTCATATACTTATGGTGCTTAGCCAGTTTGGTTACACTTTCCTATATATTTTCACTGAAGCTTGCTTTAATCATGGAATGAACCCTCATGTCCACATTACGTACCGACATGTTGTAGCCGGCATCGTCATGTACCCTTTCGCCTATTTTCTGGAAAG AAAAAAGAGGCCAAAGCTGACTTTTGCCCTTTTTCTAGAGATATTTGTTCTCTCCATCTTAGG GGTGAGTTTGACCCTCAACATGTATTTCGTGAGCTTAAGATACACTTCACCAACATTCCTTGCAGCACTGGTGAATACCATAGCTTCATTGACGTTCATAATCGCAGTTGTTTTCAG ATTGGAGGTCGTTAATCTTCGGAATCCACGAGGAATAGCCAAAGTTGTCGGAACTTTTGTCTCCTTGGTCGGTGTAACAACGATGACATTATACAAGGGTCCTGCAGTAAAAAACCTAGGGCCTCCTCTTGTTCAAATTCAAGGCAAATCCCCCATTCATGAGAATTGGTTGAAGGGTTCAATTCTCATTGTTGCAAGCTGCTTAACTTGGTCTATATTATACATCAtgcag GCATTTACACTGAAACGATATCCAGCACCACTGTCATTAACGACATGGATGAGCTTTGTTGGAGCAGCACAATCAGCTGTTTTCACTGTCATTGTGAACCATAAACCAGCTTCTTGGAAAATGGGGTTCAATATTGACTTCTGGGCTACTTTATATGCT GGAGTGGTGTGTTCTGGTCTGATTATCTTTATTCAACTGTGGTGCACCGAAGTGAAAGGACCTGTTTTTGTGACCATGTTCAATCCACTTTCAACGTTATTGGTGGCACTTCTTGGGTATTTCGTCCTTGGTGAAAGGCTTTATATGGGCAGCATATTAGGGGGAGCTATTGTGATAATTGGACTGTATTTGGTGCTGTGGGGAAAAGATCGTGACCAGGAAGCTCAAATTGGCACGGCAGAGCTGCCTTACTTGGCTTATGACCACAAAAACGATACTAAAGCACATAAAATCCTTTCAGTTGAAAGGGAAGCACCGCCATCCGAACCTTGA
- the LOC107923107 gene encoding WAT1-related protein At4g08300 isoform X2 — MNLETEKKFVKKVETEGKEKNTGDGKTMADKSGSSYSDMYRRFKPHILMVLSQFGYTFLYIFTEACFNHGMNPHVHITYRHVVAGIVMYPFAYFLERKKRPKLTFALFLEIFVLSILGVSLTLNMYFVSLRYTSPTFLAALVNTIASLTFIIAVVFRLEVVNLRNPRGIAKVVGTFVSLVGVTTMTLYKGPAVKNLGPPLVQIQGKSPIHENWLKGSILIVASCLTWSILYIMQAFTLKRYPAPLSLTTWMSFVGAAQSAVFTVIVNHKPASWKMGFNIDFWATLYAGVVCSGLIIFIQLWCTEVKGPVFVTMFNPLSTLLVALLGYFVLGERLYMGSILGGAIVIIGLYLVLWGKDRDQEAQIGTAELPYLAYDHKNDTKAHKILSVEREAPPSEP; from the exons ATGAATTTGGAAACTGAAAAGAAG TTTGTTAAGAAAGTTGAAAcagagggaaaagaaaaaaacaccGGCGACGGCAAAACAATGGCAGACAAATCCGGTTCCTCGTATTCGGACATGTACCGGAGGTTCAAGCCTCATATACTTATGGTGCTTAGCCAGTTTGGTTACACTTTCCTATATATTTTCACTGAAGCTTGCTTTAATCATGGAATGAACCCTCATGTCCACATTACGTACCGACATGTTGTAGCCGGCATCGTCATGTACCCTTTCGCCTATTTTCTGGAAAG AAAAAAGAGGCCAAAGCTGACTTTTGCCCTTTTTCTAGAGATATTTGTTCTCTCCATCTTAGG GGTGAGTTTGACCCTCAACATGTATTTCGTGAGCTTAAGATACACTTCACCAACATTCCTTGCAGCACTGGTGAATACCATAGCTTCATTGACGTTCATAATCGCAGTTGTTTTCAG ATTGGAGGTCGTTAATCTTCGGAATCCACGAGGAATAGCCAAAGTTGTCGGAACTTTTGTCTCCTTGGTCGGTGTAACAACGATGACATTATACAAGGGTCCTGCAGTAAAAAACCTAGGGCCTCCTCTTGTTCAAATTCAAGGCAAATCCCCCATTCATGAGAATTGGTTGAAGGGTTCAATTCTCATTGTTGCAAGCTGCTTAACTTGGTCTATATTATACATCAtgcag GCATTTACACTGAAACGATATCCAGCACCACTGTCATTAACGACATGGATGAGCTTTGTTGGAGCAGCACAATCAGCTGTTTTCACTGTCATTGTGAACCATAAACCAGCTTCTTGGAAAATGGGGTTCAATATTGACTTCTGGGCTACTTTATATGCT GGAGTGGTGTGTTCTGGTCTGATTATCTTTATTCAACTGTGGTGCACCGAAGTGAAAGGACCTGTTTTTGTGACCATGTTCAATCCACTTTCAACGTTATTGGTGGCACTTCTTGGGTATTTCGTCCTTGGTGAAAGGCTTTATATGGGCAGCATATTAGGGGGAGCTATTGTGATAATTGGACTGTATTTGGTGCTGTGGGGAAAAGATCGTGACCAGGAAGCTCAAATTGGCACGGCAGAGCTGCCTTACTTGGCTTATGACCACAAAAACGATACTAAAGCACATAAAATCCTTTCAGTTGAAAGGGAAGCACCGCCATCCGAACCTTGA
- the LOC107923116 gene encoding RING-H2 finger protein ATL16 has protein sequence MDLVRKSSQALSPNITSGPPPHLHSSEPSFPIIAIAVIGILATGFLLVSYYIFVIKCCLNWHRIDLLRRFSLSRRRPEDPITPYSPAMEHRGLDESLIRSIPIFQFKKNNGNIDEKTLCECAVCLNEFQEDEKLRMIPNCSHVFHIDCIDVWLQNNANCPLCRTSISSSTINAQSLAPQDPISNGGDEDYVVIELGDNNNRSSSDESISGSPMELKDVEKRGRKLHKGTSMGDEWIDSRNKGAEFGIQPIRRSISMDSSADRQLYLAVQEAIRQKREVNEGISPIEGCSSRVMRRSFFSFSHGRGSKNAILPVYLET, from the coding sequence ATGGATCTTGTAAGGAAAAGCTCACAAGCACTTTCACCAAATATCACATCTGGTCCTCCTCCTCATTTACATTCATCAGAGCCAAGTTTCCCCATTATAGCTATAGCTGTAATAGGGATTTTAGCCACTGGTTTCTTGTTAGTAAGCTACTACATCTTCGTCATCAAATGCTGTCTGAATTGGCACAGGATTGATCTTCTAAGACGATTTTCATTATCTAGAAGACGACCCGAAGACCCAATAACGCCTTACTCTCCAGCAATGGAACATAGAGGGTTAGATGAATCGTTGATAAGATCAATCCCAATATTCCAATTCAAGAAAAACAATGGGAACATCGATGAAAAGACCCTTTGTGAATGTGCTGTTTGTTTGAATGAGTTTCAAGAAGACGAGAAGCTAAGGATGATACCAAATTGCAGCCATGTTTTTCATATAGATTGCATTGACGTTTGGCTTCAAAACAATGCGAATTGCCCACTTTGCAGAACGAGTATTTCGAGTAGTACCATCAACGCACAAAGCTTAGCTCCACAAGATCCAATCAGTAATGGTGGTGATGAAGATTATGTGGTGATTGAACTAGGTGATAATAATAACCGTAGTTCAAGCGATGAGTCAATTAGTGGTTCACCTATGGAGCTCAAGGATGTGGAGAAACGAGGAAGGAAGTTGCATAAAGGGACAAGCATGGGGGATGAATGGATTGATAGTAGAAACAAAGGTGCAGAGTTTGGGATTCAACCAATAAGGAGGTCGATTTCAATGGATTCATCAGCAGATCGGCAGCTATATTTAGCTGTTCAAGAAGCTATAAGACAGAAAAGGGAAGTGAATGAGGGTATTAGCCCCATTGAAGGTTGCAGTAGCAGAGTGATGAGAAGgtctttcttctcttttagtCATGGTAGAGGGTctaaaaatgcaattttacctGTTTATTTGGAGACATAA